A single genomic interval of Polaribacter vadi harbors:
- a CDS encoding SCO family protein, with product MDLKFFKKSKTTLIFLLVFSAISIPVFYHLVKVDKRLKIYNPNDVNPQLVDTDLRHVTKNHTIKDFELINQNGEIITNKNYENKIYVADFFFTRCTNICIAMAYNMSELQEFYKNDKDIMFLSHSVTPTIDSVSVLREYADNKGVIDAKWNVTTGNKKHIYELARKSYFAVVEDGDGGEDDFIHTEQFILVDKEKRIRGYYDGTEKEDMEKLKKDVALLKEEYTRK from the coding sequence ATGGATTTAAAGTTTTTCAAAAAAAGTAAAACAACACTTATCTTCTTACTTGTTTTCTCGGCAATTTCTATTCCTGTTTTTTATCATTTGGTGAAGGTTGATAAAAGATTAAAAATTTACAATCCTAATGATGTGAATCCTCAGTTAGTAGATACTGATTTAAGACATGTTACTAAAAATCATACGATTAAAGATTTTGAGTTGATTAATCAAAATGGAGAAATTATTACCAATAAAAACTACGAAAATAAAATTTATGTAGCCGATTTCTTTTTTACACGATGCACAAATATTTGTATTGCAATGGCTTATAATATGAGCGAATTGCAGGAATTTTACAAAAACGATAAAGATATTATGTTTTTATCACATTCTGTAACACCAACAATAGATAGTGTTTCTGTGTTGAGAGAATATGCAGATAATAAAGGGGTTATTGATGCTAAATGGAATGTAACAACTGGAAATAAAAAACACATTTACGAACTAGCTAGAAAAAGTTATTTTGCTGTTGTTGAAGATGGTGATGGAGGTGAAGATGATTTTATACATACAGAGCAATTTATTTTGGTTGATAAAGAAAAACGCATTCGTGGTTATTATGATGGAACCGAAAAAGAAGACATGGAAAAGTTAAAAAAAGATGTGGCTTTGTTAAAAGAAGAATATACCAGAAAATAA
- a CDS encoding FeoA family protein, protein MSTIATLYIGEIGYISEESLDFIPLKLLEMGCLPGAEVQLVQIAPLKDPLYICVNGSHLAIRKETASLIKILKASL, encoded by the coding sequence TTGAGCACAATAGCAACATTATACATTGGGGAAATAGGATATATTTCTGAAGAATCGTTAGATTTTATTCCTTTAAAATTATTGGAAATGGGTTGTTTGCCTGGAGCAGAAGTGCAGTTGGTACAAATTGCGCCTTTAAAAGATCCATTATATATCTGTGTAAATGGAAGTCATTTAGCCATCAGAAAAGAGACAGCTTCATTAATTAAAATTTTAAAAGCAAGTTTATAA
- the feoB gene encoding ferrous iron transport protein B: MAKNDIKVALIGNPNTGKTSLFNQLTGLNQKVGNYPGITVDKKLGVCKLSATQNAIITDLPGTYSINPTSIDESIVLKTLLNKDIKASPDVILVVADVENLKRNLLLFSQIKDLEIPTVLAINMVDQMDKKGISIDLSLLKKELNTEVVLISARKNEGINDIKAAIIRCHVAAKASPLCGINSKVDPDYFNKLKEISPNYSLYELWLMVTQNNFPETITKKEKQDLLAFKEDISKLKKYQHKETIYRYQEINKILKKTYIIDKTKATDLRGRLDKVFTHKIFGYLFFFLILLVIFQSIFDIASVPMDFIDGTFAQLSDFAKSNLPSGVFTDLLTEGIIPGIGGVVIFIPQIAILFLFIAVLEETGYMSRVVFLMDKIMRRFGMNGKSIIPLISGTACAIPAIMATRTISSWKERLITILVTPFTTCSARLPVYAILIALVIPDKKILGFLNLQGLVLLLLYALGFVSAILAAYILHKTLKIKSRSLFVIEMPNYKLPSFKNVFYEVVEKTKAFVFGAGKIILALSIVLWFLASNGGDSYKNAAQNVTENVANQNLNDEELQQRIASAKLENSYIGIMGKSIEPAIKPLGYDWKIGIALITSFAAREVFVGTLATIYSVEADDENTTTIKQKMAAEVNETGGKLFNFPVGMSLMVFYAFAMQCMATLAIVKRETKSWKWPLIQLFGMGLLAYVASFLTYQILS; encoded by the coding sequence ATGGCTAAAAACGATATAAAAGTTGCTTTAATTGGAAACCCAAATACAGGTAAAACTTCATTATTCAATCAACTTACAGGTTTAAATCAAAAAGTAGGAAATTACCCAGGAATTACTGTTGATAAAAAATTAGGAGTTTGCAAATTGTCTGCAACTCAAAATGCAATTATTACAGATTTACCAGGAACTTATAGTATAAATCCTACTTCTATTGATGAGAGTATTGTTCTTAAAACCTTATTAAATAAAGATATTAAAGCATCACCAGATGTAATTTTGGTAGTTGCAGATGTAGAGAATTTAAAACGTAATTTGTTGTTATTCTCTCAAATTAAAGATTTAGAAATTCCAACAGTTTTGGCAATCAATATGGTTGATCAAATGGATAAAAAAGGAATTTCTATTGATTTATCACTCTTAAAAAAAGAATTAAATACAGAAGTTGTTTTAATTAGTGCAAGAAAAAACGAAGGTATAAATGATATTAAAGCTGCCATTATTCGTTGTCATGTAGCTGCAAAAGCATCACCTTTATGTGGTATAAACTCTAAGGTAGATCCTGATTATTTTAATAAGCTAAAAGAAATTAGCCCAAATTATTCGTTGTACGAATTGTGGTTAATGGTTACTCAAAATAATTTTCCAGAAACTATTACCAAAAAAGAAAAGCAAGATTTATTAGCTTTTAAGGAAGATATTTCTAAATTAAAAAAATATCAACATAAAGAAACTATTTATCGTTATCAAGAAATTAATAAAATTTTAAAGAAAACGTATATAATTGATAAAACAAAAGCCACAGATTTAAGAGGTAGATTAGACAAAGTTTTTACGCATAAAATTTTTGGATATTTATTCTTCTTTTTGATTTTGCTCGTAATTTTTCAATCAATTTTTGATATTGCATCAGTTCCTATGGACTTTATTGATGGTACTTTTGCACAATTATCAGATTTTGCAAAAAGCAATTTACCATCTGGCGTTTTTACAGATTTGTTAACAGAAGGTATTATTCCTGGAATTGGAGGAGTTGTTATTTTTATCCCACAAATTGCCATTTTATTTCTATTTATTGCTGTTTTAGAAGAAACAGGTTATATGAGTCGTGTTGTTTTTTTAATGGATAAAATTATGAGGCGTTTTGGAATGAATGGTAAAAGTATTATTCCATTAATTTCTGGAACAGCCTGTGCAATTCCTGCAATTATGGCAACAAGAACTATATCAAGTTGGAAAGAGCGTTTAATAACAATTTTAGTAACTCCATTTACAACATGTTCTGCACGTTTACCAGTGTATGCTATATTAATTGCTTTGGTAATTCCTGATAAAAAAATATTAGGATTTTTAAACTTACAAGGTTTAGTGTTGTTATTATTATATGCTTTAGGTTTTGTGAGCGCAATTTTAGCGGCTTATATTTTACATAAAACTTTAAAAATAAAATCGAGATCTTTATTTGTAATTGAAATGCCAAATTATAAATTACCATCTTTCAAAAATGTGTTTTATGAAGTGGTAGAAAAAACGAAGGCATTTGTTTTTGGAGCAGGTAAAATTATTTTAGCACTTTCTATTGTTTTATGGTTTTTAGCTTCTAATGGAGGAGATAGCTATAAAAATGCAGCACAAAATGTGACAGAAAATGTCGCGAATCAAAATTTAAATGATGAGGAATTACAGCAAAGAATAGCATCAGCAAAATTAGAGAATTCTTATATAGGAATTATGGGAAAATCTATTGAACCAGCTATAAAACCATTAGGGTATGACTGGAAAATAGGGATTGCTTTAATAACCTCTTTTGCAGCTCGTGAAGTTTTTGTAGGTACGTTAGCAACCATTTATAGTGTAGAAGCAGATGATGAAAACACAACTACAATTAAACAAAAAATGGCAGCAGAAGTAAATGAAACAGGAGGTAAGTTATTTAATTTTCCTGTTGGTATGTCTTTAATGGTTTTTTATGCATTTGCAATGCAATGTATGGCTACTCTAGCCATTGTAAAACGTGAAACAAAATCATGGAAATGGCCTTTAATTCAATTGTTTGGAATGGGCTTATTGGCGTATGTTGCATCCTTTTTAACCTATCAAATTTTAAGCTAA
- a CDS encoding FeoB-associated Cys-rich membrane protein — protein MQEVIVYIILFLAIAFLVKKYFFPTKKKSKCGTDCGCH, from the coding sequence ATGCAAGAAGTTATTGTATATATAATCCTTTTTTTAGCAATTGCTTTTTTAGTGAAGAAATACTTTTTCCCAACTAAGAAAAAGAGTAAATGTGGCACAGATTGTGGTTGTCATTAA
- a CDS encoding DUF2911 domain-containing protein, whose protein sequence is MKKSIFMIAIFAITMFSSTEMLAQNFPKIDVSPMDAASFPENWRDSNKLVKVIYSRPQLKGRTLDKLAPKDKVWRTGANEAAEITFYKDVTFGDKAVKAGTYTLFTIPTDSDWTFILSNQKNVWGSYFYDKAEDVVRVTGKVTKSKDSIEAFSIVFEGEEESATMHLGWGSTIVSVPVKG, encoded by the coding sequence ATGAAAAAATCTATATTCATGATTGCAATATTTGCAATTACAATGTTTTCATCCACAGAAATGTTGGCTCAAAACTTTCCAAAAATTGATGTAAGTCCTATGGATGCTGCATCTTTTCCTGAAAATTGGAGAGACTCTAATAAACTTGTAAAAGTTATATATAGCAGACCTCAATTAAAAGGAAGAACATTAGATAAATTAGCGCCAAAAGATAAAGTTTGGAGAACTGGAGCAAATGAAGCTGCTGAAATTACATTTTATAAAGATGTAACTTTTGGTGACAAAGCTGTAAAAGCAGGAACGTACACCTTATTTACAATTCCTACAGATTCAGATTGGACGTTTATTCTGAGCAATCAAAAAAATGTCTGGGGTTCTTATTTTTATGATAAAGCAGAAGATGTTGTAAGAGTTACTGGAAAAGTTACAAAATCTAAAGATTCAATTGAAGCATTTTCTATTGTTTTTGAAGGTGAAGAAGAAAGTGCAACTATGCATTTAGGTTGGGGAAGCACAATAGTTTCAGTACCTGTAAAAGGGTAA